From the genome of Leptospira andrefontaineae, one region includes:
- a CDS encoding CheR family methyltransferase, with the protein MQDATFELMEMIKQATGISLTEEKTYLLESRLSDILSDYNLSNFSELSKKFKESSDLEFKEKVIERVTTHETRFFRDESIFGAILERIIPEILERKQQRNPKIRIWSAACSTGQEPYSIAISIHERYPQLFNNVSITATDIARDTIEKAKSGIYSAFEIGRGLSDAHLTKYFEPFSKGLYRVNDEIRSIIEFKQHNLIYDPYPSDWDLILCRNVSYYFDQIERRNLFNKIEKSLNQDSFLILGSAESISEYSKNFIIREFGLCRFYELNPSNFTLFIKGA; encoded by the coding sequence ATGCAAGATGCTACCTTCGAATTGATGGAAATGATAAAACAGGCGACAGGTATATCCTTGACCGAAGAGAAAACTTACCTTTTGGAAAGTCGTCTTTCGGATATATTATCAGATTATAATTTATCTAATTTTTCCGAATTGTCAAAAAAATTCAAAGAAAGTTCCGATCTCGAATTTAAAGAGAAGGTTATAGAAAGGGTAACTACTCATGAAACCAGATTTTTTAGGGACGAAAGTATATTCGGAGCGATCCTAGAAAGGATCATACCTGAAATATTGGAAAGAAAACAGCAAAGAAATCCTAAGATCAGGATATGGTCGGCGGCTTGCTCTACCGGACAAGAACCTTATTCCATAGCGATATCAATCCACGAAAGGTATCCTCAATTATTCAATAATGTCAGTATAACAGCGACTGATATTGCGAGGGATACAATAGAAAAAGCTAAAAGCGGAATTTATTCCGCGTTCGAGATCGGCAGGGGTTTATCCGACGCTCATCTAACCAAATATTTCGAACCTTTTTCCAAAGGATTATATAGAGTGAATGATGAGATCCGATCCATTATCGAATTCAAACAACATAATCTGATTTATGATCCTTATCCTTCCGACTGGGACCTTATACTTTGTAGGAATGTGTCTTACTATTTCGATCAGATCGAGAGAAGGAACTTATTCAATAAAATAGAGAAATCCTTGAATCAAGATAGTTTTCTTATTTTGGGCTCCGCCGAGTCTATTTCGGAATATTCGAAAAATTTTATAATCCGAGAATTCGGTTTGTGTCGCTTTTACGAATTGAATCCTTCCAACTTCACGCTATTTATTAAAGGAGCTTAA
- a CDS encoding methyl-accepting chemotaxis protein: MLGFVSQGKEKESEKKQMSVTLTDIERFVKDGTTLVSMTDLKGRVIYANKEFLEIAGLTNDELVGKPHNVVRHPDIPKSVFKDFWDTIQSGKPWRGIVKNRSKNGDHYWVDANVAPRIENGNIVGFMSVRRTPARQQVEAASKLYEDILSGKRKLEPTQKRKISIRTKLFSFIFLSILGLGSLAISEFMGLISEVFFGIAGIFAAVQIALGIYLTSYILKPLKEATDIANKIATGDLSVNIAHNRNDELGELGKAILNMLINTAALISRLKENGDILFSSAQELSGASLNLSSGIEEMSQQSQTIAAAATQMNQNLNVVSSSIEEMSVSVGEVAKKAADSAKIAREANSTAIETSRLVKELGENADEIGNVIESISNIAAQTKLLALNAAIEAAGAGEAGKGFAVVASEVKELARQSAESSEEIKSKISTIQKSTERVIESIGKITSVIAEVNEISGSIASAVEEQSITTKEIAANVSQTSLSSNDVTKNINGISTASLDGAKDASSVSKLSQSLQDLAAGLTMLVNQFKISNASK, translated from the coding sequence ATGTTAGGTTTTGTTTCTCAAGGAAAAGAGAAGGAAAGTGAGAAAAAACAAATGTCGGTAACGTTAACTGACATCGAACGTTTTGTTAAGGATGGGACCACACTTGTTTCTATGACCGATCTGAAAGGACGGGTCATTTATGCTAACAAGGAATTTTTGGAAATAGCGGGTTTGACCAACGATGAGTTAGTCGGTAAACCACATAATGTTGTGCGACACCCCGATATACCTAAGAGTGTATTTAAGGATTTTTGGGATACTATACAGAGTGGTAAACCTTGGAGAGGGATCGTTAAAAACAGATCCAAAAACGGGGATCATTATTGGGTGGATGCAAACGTTGCCCCGAGAATAGAAAACGGGAATATTGTAGGCTTTATGTCGGTCAGAAGAACTCCCGCACGCCAACAAGTTGAAGCTGCTTCCAAATTATATGAGGATATACTTTCTGGGAAACGCAAATTAGAACCTACTCAGAAGAGAAAGATATCTATCAGAACAAAGTTATTCTCATTTATCTTTTTAAGCATATTGGGATTAGGAAGTTTAGCGATATCCGAATTTATGGGATTGATTTCGGAAGTTTTTTTCGGCATTGCCGGAATTTTCGCAGCTGTCCAGATCGCACTAGGTATCTATCTAACTTCTTATATTCTAAAACCTTTAAAAGAGGCCACAGATATCGCGAACAAAATAGCGACAGGTGATCTATCCGTCAATATCGCTCATAATCGTAACGACGAATTAGGAGAATTGGGAAAAGCGATCCTGAATATGCTGATCAATACTGCCGCTTTAATCTCACGATTAAAGGAGAACGGGGATATACTCTTCTCTTCTGCGCAAGAGTTATCGGGAGCGAGCCTGAACTTATCTTCAGGGATTGAAGAAATGTCCCAGCAGTCTCAAACAATCGCAGCCGCGGCAACTCAGATGAATCAGAATTTGAATGTGGTTTCGAGTTCCATTGAAGAGATGTCTGTTTCTGTCGGAGAAGTTGCAAAAAAAGCCGCCGACTCCGCGAAGATAGCGAGAGAAGCGAATTCGACTGCGATTGAAACCAGTAGGCTCGTAAAAGAGCTGGGTGAAAACGCGGATGAGATCGGGAACGTAATCGAAAGTATTTCTAATATAGCCGCTCAAACTAAACTTCTTGCTTTAAATGCTGCAATCGAAGCGGCGGGAGCCGGAGAGGCCGGTAAGGGTTTTGCGGTAGTGGCATCGGAAGTGAAAGAACTTGCTCGCCAATCCGCGGAATCTTCAGAAGAGATCAAAAGTAAGATCTCTACCATACAGAAGAGTACGGAAAGGGTGATTGAATCCATCGGTAAAATTACTAGCGTGATTGCCGAAGTAAACGAGATCAGCGGCAGTATTGCTTCCGCAGTAGAGGAGCAATCCATCACGACCAAGGAGATCGCAGCCAATGTCAGCCAAACATCCCTTTCGTCTAACGATGTAACTAAGAACATTAACGGGATCTCTACCGCTTCTTTAGATGGAGCTAAGGATGCAAGTAGCGTATCTAAACTTTCTCAATCTCTACAAGACCTTGCTGCAGGTTTGACCATGTTAGTGAATCAATTCAAAATATCTAATGCTTCAAAGTAG
- a CDS encoding SDR family NAD(P)-dependent oxidoreductase yields the protein MKSFKNKVAAITGAGSGMGRELAIQLAEQECNLALSDVNEAGLAETVQLAKKKNPNISITSQKLDVSDRSAVFDWASKVAKDHNKVNLIFNNAGIAYGSTIEGFESKDFQRVMDINFGGVVNGTQAFLPYLKESGEGHIVNTSSVFGIIAVPGTSAYNASKFAVRGFTETLRQELDFTKAKVSATSVHPGGIKTAIAKSSKTNDSVKALGLDPNTAGEKMSAQFITTAERAAKVILKGVKKNSRRVLIGPDAVFIDLMQRLLPTFYQVIVGKLLLKQMR from the coding sequence ATGAAAAGTTTTAAAAATAAAGTCGCAGCTATCACTGGTGCCGGATCGGGAATGGGGAGAGAACTTGCCATTCAACTTGCAGAACAAGAATGTAATCTTGCATTATCGGACGTAAATGAAGCAGGTCTTGCGGAAACAGTACAATTAGCAAAAAAGAAGAATCCGAATATTTCAATCACCAGCCAAAAGTTGGATGTATCGGATCGATCCGCGGTTTTCGATTGGGCATCAAAAGTAGCCAAAGACCATAATAAGGTAAATTTAATATTCAATAATGCAGGTATCGCTTACGGATCGACGATAGAAGGATTCGAGTCCAAAGATTTCCAACGAGTAATGGACATCAACTTCGGTGGAGTAGTAAACGGGACCCAAGCATTCCTACCTTACCTAAAAGAAAGCGGAGAAGGCCATATCGTCAACACTTCCAGTGTATTCGGGATCATCGCAGTTCCGGGGACTTCCGCGTATAATGCTTCCAAATTCGCAGTCAGAGGATTTACGGAGACCTTAAGACAAGAATTAGATTTTACTAAAGCAAAAGTTTCTGCTACCAGCGTTCATCCAGGCGGGATCAAAACAGCAATCGCAAAAAGTTCCAAAACCAATGATAGTGTAAAAGCTCTCGGCTTAGATCCAAATACTGCCGGAGAAAAAATGTCCGCTCAATTTATAACAACTGCGGAACGAGCTGCAAAAGTGATCTTAAAAGGAGTAAAGAAAAACTCTCGCAGAGTTCTTATCGGACCAGATGCAGTGTTTATCGATCTAATGCAAAGATTACTTCCGACTTTTTACCAAGTGATCGTCGGAAAGCTTCTGCTTAAACAAATGAGATAA
- a CDS encoding DUF1330 domain-containing protein: MKYYSVAELNITSARWIPAYVRNVTKMVEKFGGRYLSRTTNMEKMEGDRKLPQLFLIIEWPSKEAVQNFYNSEEYKPFLESRLKGSNGEFILVPGEDVNQLANVPE; this comes from the coding sequence ATGAAGTATTACTCTGTTGCGGAATTGAATATTACCAGTGCACGTTGGATCCCAGCCTATGTTCGTAATGTAACTAAGATGGTGGAAAAATTCGGGGGAAGATATCTTTCCAGGACTACAAATATGGAGAAAATGGAAGGAGACCGTAAACTTCCTCAGCTATTCTTGATCATCGAATGGCCGTCAAAAGAAGCGGTTCAAAACTTCTATAATTCTGAGGAATACAAACCTTTTCTGGAAAGTAGACTCAAAGGTTCCAACGGAGAATTCATTTTGGTCCCAGGTGAGGACGTGAATCAGCTTGCGAATGTTCCTGAGTGA
- a CDS encoding chemotaxis protein CheW produces MAEQEDKKQYLSFFLGTEIYGLPLEACKEVDHNKRILRVPHSPDYIEGIVNLRGDLVTILNLRSLFGKDQVRGEGKHSLIRLKGKKEAFAILSDSVSDIVEVANRDLESCPSHLNEKEARFIRNVTILKDKTMIILNREELLRLEDE; encoded by the coding sequence ATGGCGGAGCAAGAAGATAAGAAACAATATTTATCGTTTTTCCTCGGAACTGAAATTTACGGCCTTCCTTTGGAGGCATGTAAAGAAGTGGATCATAATAAAAGAATATTAAGAGTTCCTCATTCTCCTGATTACATAGAAGGGATCGTAAACTTACGCGGTGATCTAGTTACCATACTGAACTTAAGATCGTTATTTGGAAAGGATCAGGTAAGAGGAGAAGGAAAACATTCTCTTATTCGTTTAAAAGGAAAGAAAGAAGCCTTCGCTATTCTTTCCGATTCGGTTTCGGATATCGTAGAAGTTGCGAATAGAGATCTGGAGAGTTGCCCTTCTCATTTAAATGAGAAAGAGGCCAGATTTATACGGAACGTAACTATTTTAAAAGATAAAACCATGATTATTTTGAATAGAGAAGAATTACTACGTTTAGAGGACGAGTGA
- a CDS encoding response regulator — MGNLRILAVDDSATMRSLVQQTLGIGGYEVTLASDGKEGIDKFGDSIFDLVITDINMPVMDGLAFIREVRKRNTDVPILTLTTESEENIKMKGAEAGANGWIVKPFRPAQFLDIIKQVLQ; from the coding sequence ATGGGGAATTTAAGAATACTGGCAGTGGATGATTCTGCCACAATGAGAAGTCTAGTTCAACAGACCTTGGGGATAGGCGGCTATGAAGTTACTCTTGCATCCGATGGTAAGGAAGGTATAGACAAATTCGGCGACTCTATTTTTGACCTGGTCATAACGGATATAAATATGCCAGTGATGGACGGACTTGCCTTCATACGAGAAGTCAGAAAGAGGAATACGGATGTACCTATTCTGACATTAACTACCGAGTCTGAAGAGAATATAAAAATGAAAGGAGCCGAAGCAGGGGCAAACGGCTGGATCGTTAAACCTTTTCGTCCTGCGCAGTTCCTAGATATAATAAAACAAGTTTTGCAATGA
- a CDS encoding helix-turn-helix transcriptional regulator has translation MEIFFIVPMVASLANLSCLIENIGRDHPFHRLMTVFYLAVGIQNGATAAMCLTSSNELGLAWWIFQCHSFFSLAPILAGMAGFCTGRRILNPLTVFVLITAILADFLCSSIPNYFVVGFSHFYFGHGPLLSLFGGLIGAGVHVLGMCICIYFFLKPVKWNVFFEKKFFITIFLLWWMALFSNFLPLYGIELPPLHPVADAALSVTLSVYLNRYNQGSPGLFRIAANILISIAVGILIGMLFWPVFKSLQFREVYITAIAALAACSFLSFLVFHLYKTANVISKIEFNLEEYGLSKQEIRICELLNEGHSRSFIQLVLNVSNGTLRNHLKNIYAKVLPESKSSSKDQLQRLTVILTKRKIEKKLTFVRRTQTKVCFYDLVQRARKDIIFLFAPAPN, from the coding sequence TTGGAAATTTTTTTCATAGTACCGATGGTGGCGTCACTCGCCAACCTTAGCTGTTTGATCGAGAATATCGGAAGAGATCATCCTTTCCATAGGCTCATGACTGTATTCTATCTTGCAGTTGGTATCCAAAACGGGGCAACTGCTGCAATGTGTCTCACATCTTCCAATGAACTGGGACTTGCTTGGTGGATCTTTCAATGCCATTCCTTTTTCAGTTTGGCTCCTATCCTTGCTGGTATGGCGGGTTTTTGTACGGGAAGAAGGATCTTAAATCCACTTACTGTGTTTGTCTTAATTACTGCAATCCTCGCAGACTTTTTATGCTCTTCTATACCTAATTACTTTGTGGTTGGGTTTAGCCATTTCTACTTTGGTCATGGCCCTCTTCTTTCTTTATTCGGAGGTTTGATCGGAGCCGGAGTACATGTGCTTGGGATGTGCATTTGTATCTACTTCTTCTTAAAACCCGTAAAATGGAATGTATTCTTCGAGAAAAAATTCTTCATTACGATTTTCTTACTCTGGTGGATGGCTTTATTCTCTAACTTTTTACCCCTTTATGGAATAGAATTACCTCCTCTTCATCCGGTAGCGGATGCGGCACTTTCAGTTACCCTCTCTGTTTATTTGAATCGATACAACCAAGGAAGTCCTGGATTGTTTAGGATCGCTGCAAACATCTTGATCTCAATCGCAGTGGGAATACTGATCGGGATGTTATTCTGGCCGGTTTTTAAATCTCTCCAATTTAGAGAAGTTTATATCACTGCGATCGCAGCCTTGGCAGCCTGTAGTTTTTTATCCTTCTTAGTATTTCATTTATACAAAACTGCAAATGTAATTTCTAAAATAGAATTCAACTTGGAAGAGTATGGATTGTCAAAACAGGAGATCCGTATTTGCGAATTATTGAATGAAGGACATAGCAGATCTTTCATTCAGCTCGTATTAAATGTCTCGAATGGAACTCTTAGAAATCATTTGAAAAATATTTATGCAAAAGTTCTCCCTGAATCAAAGTCCAGTTCTAAAGACCAGCTCCAAAGATTAACTGTAATTTTGACTAAAAGAAAGATAGAAAAAAAATTAACCTTCGTTCGTAGAACACAAACGAAGGTTTGTTTTTACGATTTAGTACAACGAGCCCGGAAAGACATCATCTTCTTATTCGCACCCGCTCCAAATTGA
- a CDS encoding flavin-containing monooxygenase, which produces MQKEHFDVITVGAGLSGISAGYHLQKLCPGKKYTILESRADIGGTWSLFRYPGIRSDSDMFTLGYSFRPWKEAKAIADGPSILNYVRETASEFGIDRNIRFEHRVTSTSWSSKENFWTLTVEVGPKKEKRTYTADFLYICSGYYNYDKGFTPNFPGLRNFKGQIIHPQHWPENLNYKGKKVVVIGSGATAVTLVPSMADDAAHVTMLQRSPTYITSLPSKDIVADFLRFILPAKLAHHITRIKNILIQIWFYQVCKRSPNFAKWLIRLRLKVSLPKGYDIDTHFKPNYQPWDQRVCLVPDSDLFKSISKGKASIVTDHIETFTSKGIKLKSGKELEADIIVTATGLELLAIGGIELKVDGKEVDISKQFTFKGLMLSGVPNFAFCVGYTNASWTLRADLTSTYVARLLNHMQSKGYKQCVPVCDPTKMEKEPILDLNSGYIQRAIDQFPQRGANRPWRFHQNYLMDLFDINFANVNDSNLSFG; this is translated from the coding sequence ATGCAAAAAGAACATTTCGATGTGATCACTGTGGGCGCGGGTTTATCAGGGATCAGTGCCGGCTATCATCTGCAAAAACTTTGCCCAGGCAAAAAATATACAATCTTAGAAAGTAGAGCAGATATCGGCGGGACCTGGAGTTTATTTCGTTATCCGGGAATTCGTTCCGATTCAGATATGTTTACCTTGGGTTATTCTTTCCGACCTTGGAAAGAAGCGAAGGCGATCGCCGACGGACCTTCTATCCTAAATTATGTGAGGGAGACTGCATCTGAGTTTGGAATAGATCGTAATATCAGATTCGAACATAGAGTTACGTCAACTTCTTGGTCCAGTAAGGAAAACTTTTGGACTTTGACTGTAGAAGTAGGTCCTAAAAAAGAAAAGCGCACATACACAGCCGACTTTCTTTATATCTGCAGCGGTTATTATAATTACGATAAAGGATTCACTCCGAACTTTCCGGGATTAAGAAACTTTAAGGGCCAGATCATACATCCACAACATTGGCCGGAGAATTTAAATTACAAAGGCAAAAAGGTTGTGGTGATCGGGAGTGGCGCAACTGCAGTTACATTAGTTCCATCCATGGCGGATGATGCTGCACATGTTACAATGTTGCAAAGATCACCGACTTATATCACAAGTCTTCCGTCCAAAGATATAGTCGCGGATTTTTTAAGATTCATTCTACCTGCGAAGTTAGCTCATCATATCACTCGTATCAAAAATATTCTGATCCAAATTTGGTTTTACCAAGTTTGCAAAAGATCTCCCAACTTTGCGAAGTGGTTAATTAGATTAAGATTAAAAGTATCTCTTCCTAAGGGTTACGATATAGATACTCACTTTAAACCAAATTACCAACCTTGGGACCAAAGGGTATGTCTGGTTCCCGACTCGGATCTTTTTAAATCAATTTCTAAAGGTAAAGCCTCGATCGTTACAGATCATATTGAAACTTTCACATCCAAAGGAATTAAATTAAAATCCGGAAAAGAATTGGAAGCGGATATCATAGTAACTGCGACAGGATTGGAATTACTCGCAATCGGCGGGATCGAACTGAAGGTAGACGGTAAGGAAGTAGATATTTCTAAACAATTTACATTCAAAGGATTAATGTTAAGTGGAGTTCCTAATTTTGCATTCTGTGTAGGTTACACAAATGCATCTTGGACATTAAGAGCGGATCTAACTTCTACGTATGTAGCAAGACTTTTAAACCATATGCAATCGAAAGGTTACAAACAATGTGTTCCGGTTTGTGATCCGACAAAAATGGAGAAGGAACCGATACTTGATCTGAATTCAGGATACATCCAAAGAGCGATAGACCAATTCCCTCAAAGAGGTGCGAATCGCCCTTGGAGGTTCCATCAAAATTACCTAATGGATCTATTCGATATAAATTTCGCAAACGTGAACGATTCCAACTTATCGTTCGGATAA
- a CDS encoding protein-glutamate methylesterase/protein-glutamine glutaminase, which translates to MSSLELPLEKNKTARKTSVFVVDDSLVYRNLLRNTFSQDGEIEFLGAAIDGKFALPKIAQLRPDFVILDVEMPQMNGIQTLGEIKSKFPETQVIMLSSLTQDGAKITLKALEMGAIDFVPKPNGGQEVALGETLGLLTSKIKALRSNRPTIQGSFEKKNPPTKRMQIHRETNCVICAIGISTGGPVALRKLFLKLPSDLNGSIVIAQHMPPLFTNYLAESLSQAANMRIKEAEDGEVLKKGVAYIAPGGKQLEIVNGISGPAARVFNGPEEELCKPSVNILFKSLAENFPKETAAIIMTGMGEDGYLGMKELKKNGSYLIAQDRESCTVFGMPNRPVQEGLVDEVLDVDGIAEKISSLLQRI; encoded by the coding sequence GTGAGCTCGTTGGAATTACCTCTAGAAAAAAATAAAACGGCTCGAAAGACATCCGTCTTCGTCGTGGACGACTCATTGGTTTATCGAAACCTTCTTCGGAATACATTTTCCCAAGACGGTGAGATTGAATTTTTAGGAGCGGCGATAGACGGGAAGTTCGCCCTTCCTAAGATCGCTCAACTGAGACCGGACTTCGTGATTTTGGACGTAGAAATGCCTCAGATGAACGGTATCCAAACATTAGGAGAAATTAAATCGAAATTCCCTGAAACGCAGGTGATTATGCTTAGTTCCCTTACTCAGGATGGAGCAAAGATCACATTGAAAGCCTTAGAGATGGGGGCGATCGATTTCGTTCCGAAACCTAACGGGGGACAAGAAGTGGCGTTAGGCGAAACATTGGGATTATTAACTTCCAAAATTAAGGCTCTCCGTTCAAACAGACCTACCATTCAAGGCTCCTTCGAAAAGAAAAATCCTCCAACTAAGAGGATGCAAATTCATAGAGAGACGAATTGTGTGATATGCGCAATAGGGATATCTACCGGAGGACCTGTTGCCTTGCGTAAATTATTTCTGAAGTTACCATCGGATCTTAATGGAAGTATTGTAATTGCTCAGCATATGCCTCCGTTGTTCACAAACTATCTGGCAGAAAGTCTTTCACAAGCTGCGAACATGCGGATCAAAGAGGCGGAAGACGGAGAAGTTTTGAAGAAAGGAGTAGCTTATATTGCTCCCGGAGGAAAACAACTTGAGATCGTTAATGGTATTTCTGGTCCTGCAGCAAGAGTTTTTAACGGCCCGGAAGAAGAATTATGTAAACCGTCCGTAAATATCCTTTTTAAATCTTTAGCCGAAAATTTCCCGAAAGAAACTGCGGCGATCATTATGACGGGAATGGGAGAGGACGGTTATCTAGGAATGAAAGAATTAAAGAAGAATGGATCCTATCTGATCGCACAGGATAGGGAATCATGTACCGTTTTCGGAATGCCTAATCGTCCAGTCCAGGAAGGACTCGTCGACGAAGTGTTGGATGTAGATGGTATCGCCGAGAAGATCTCCAGCTTATTACAAAGGATATAA
- a CDS encoding chemotaxis protein CheW — MEVDYESLLKDYLVETRELLDMAEESILGLEKEYHPEQINTLFRVIHTIKGNSAIFDFPLITGLAHSFENLLNQLRKKEIKPSDQEIGLFLECIDALKEMNEHKDTVSNSKVSELVSKIDDILKAEYERSESEEKPRFGLYSLPKKDKSIITPPSTDGVSFKDGKILIPKSYIAKAEQEGLSLFLVKFQPKDMDDRNCSKVVEEFSNFGLVLSHGNLNGKNGTHSNGSKNEIHYVVIMYSSDKESFLKCSPISLLSASTIFEPEKRKSPSESRVIPDRPKQSVPGPEVQDKSKEVSAEHYLKIPLQLLDHMINLAGETIIVRNQLLQKIENYDDPSLLSIVRNLSQLITSSQESVMRTRLQKLESLYKRIPRLIHDLERTTGKEVELSLEGGEVELDKNIIDSISDPITHMIRNSMDHGIESPEERILAGKPRKGKILLSASLRGGNVILKVEDDGRGLNVDRIKSKAVERGLITEEEAQRKSPEELSEYIFSPGFSTAHAVSSTSGRGVGMDVVKMNFQKAGGTVSVSSKQSVGTSIIATLPQTLSIINCQMVRTSGILFAIPQQNISELILLDQRSVSYLEKKMVYQLRGHLLPLIDIGEILGLSSDHLGETNGKYIVVVHTEKHKFGMLIEEIENPEEIVVKPLSKDLAKINLYTGAAILGDGNVALILDISGISKFLKLHTNVKEELRSKSVHTIEDREHYLLFSVEDQMFALDSRSVIRIEQVDPKHFERIMDKEVVQYRGEVVELCRLDRYFNLKDEGKDEQRTMILVQTSLGKKGILVQEIHNVIGEIGSFAKNEDQSSGVIGNGIVFGQTVVVIDPIVVLKKIGKDPIRQRAISE, encoded by the coding sequence ATGGAAGTAGATTACGAAAGTCTATTAAAAGATTATTTGGTAGAGACTCGAGAATTGCTGGATATGGCAGAAGAGTCTATTCTCGGATTGGAGAAGGAATACCATCCGGAGCAGATAAATACTCTCTTTAGAGTGATCCATACCATAAAGGGGAACTCTGCGATTTTTGATTTTCCCTTGATCACGGGCTTGGCTCATTCTTTCGAAAATCTGTTAAATCAGTTACGCAAAAAAGAAATCAAACCTTCCGATCAAGAGATCGGCCTCTTTCTGGAATGTATCGATGCTCTTAAGGAAATGAACGAACACAAAGATACCGTTTCGAATTCGAAAGTTTCCGAATTGGTTTCTAAGATAGACGATATCCTGAAAGCGGAATATGAGAGATCAGAATCCGAAGAAAAGCCTAGGTTCGGATTATATTCTCTGCCTAAAAAAGATAAATCTATAATCACACCTCCCAGTACGGACGGAGTTTCCTTCAAAGACGGAAAAATACTGATCCCTAAAAGTTATATCGCAAAGGCTGAACAGGAAGGCCTATCTCTTTTTCTAGTCAAGTTCCAACCTAAGGATATGGACGACAGGAATTGTTCAAAGGTTGTGGAGGAATTCTCTAATTTCGGCCTAGTGTTGAGTCATGGGAATTTGAACGGGAAGAATGGAACTCATTCGAACGGATCCAAGAATGAAATACATTATGTAGTTATAATGTATTCATCGGACAAGGAGAGTTTTTTAAAATGTTCTCCCATCTCTTTACTTTCTGCTTCTACAATTTTTGAACCTGAAAAGAGAAAAAGTCCATCGGAATCTCGTGTAATACCGGATAGACCCAAACAGTCTGTTCCTGGACCTGAAGTTCAGGATAAATCCAAGGAGGTTTCGGCAGAACACTATCTGAAGATCCCTCTACAACTTTTGGATCATATGATCAATCTTGCAGGAGAAACGATAATCGTAAGGAATCAACTTCTGCAAAAGATAGAGAACTACGATGATCCTTCTTTATTATCAATCGTTCGCAACTTGAGCCAATTGATCACTTCCTCTCAAGAGAGCGTTATGCGAACTAGGCTCCAAAAACTGGAATCACTTTATAAAAGGATTCCTAGGTTGATCCACGATCTTGAAAGAACTACTGGAAAGGAAGTCGAGCTATCTCTGGAAGGAGGAGAAGTCGAACTTGATAAAAATATAATAGACTCGATTTCCGATCCGATCACGCATATGATCCGAAACTCAATGGATCATGGGATAGAATCCCCCGAGGAGCGCATTTTAGCAGGAAAGCCCAGGAAAGGAAAAATACTTTTATCAGCGTCCTTACGAGGAGGGAACGTTATCCTAAAGGTCGAAGACGACGGTAGAGGTTTAAATGTCGATCGTATAAAGAGTAAGGCAGTTGAAAGAGGATTAATAACGGAAGAGGAAGCGCAAAGAAAATCCCCGGAAGAATTATCCGAGTATATTTTCTCTCCAGGATTTAGCACTGCCCATGCTGTTTCTTCCACTTCTGGTCGCGGTGTCGGGATGGACGTGGTAAAGATGAATTTCCAAAAAGCTGGAGGAACTGTATCGGTTTCGTCCAAGCAAAGTGTTGGAACCTCAATTATCGCTACTTTACCTCAGACACTTTCTATCATCAATTGCCAGATGGTTAGAACTTCCGGAATACTTTTCGCAATACCTCAGCAGAATATTTCAGAGCTCATTTTGCTTGATCAAAGATCGGTATCGTATTTGGAGAAGAAGATGGTGTACCAACTTCGAGGTCACCTTCTTCCTTTGATCGATATAGGGGAAATATTAGGATTATCTTCCGATCATTTGGGAGAAACGAATGGCAAGTACATCGTGGTCGTTCATACCGAAAAACATAAATTCGGAATGTTAATAGAAGAGATCGAAAACCCGGAAGAGATAGTTGTTAAACCACTCTCGAAGGATTTGGCAAAGATCAATCTTTATACCGGCGCGGCGATATTGGGAGATGGGAATGTAGCGTTGATATTGGACATTTCCGGAATCAGTAAATTCTTAAAATTGCATACGAATGTAAAAGAAGAACTTCGTTCGAAGTCAGTGCATACGATTGAAGATCGGGAGCATTATCTTCTATTTTCTGTGGAGGATCAAATGTTCGCATTAGATTCGAGATCTGTGATTCGGATCGAACAGGTAGATCCAAAACATTTCGAAAGGATCATGGACAAGGAAGTAGTTCAATACCGAGGAGAAGTAGTCGAGCTTTGTAGATTGGATCGTTATTTCAACTTGAAAGATGAAGGGAAGGATGAACAGAGAACTATGATCCTTGTGCAGACTTCCTTGGGTAAAAAAGGGATCCTAGTACAAGAAATTCATAATGTGATTGGAGAAATAGGCTCTTTTGCTAAGAACGAAGATCAATCTTCCGGAGTTATCGGTAATGGGATCGTATTCGGTCAAACGGTTGTAGTTATCGATCCGATCGTTGTTTTAAAAAAGATCGGGAAAGACCCGATCCGCCAACGCGCAATTTCGGAGTAA